One segment of Babesia bigemina genome assembly Bbig001, chromosome : II DNA contains the following:
- a CDS encoding SUGAR-1-PHOSPHATE GUANYL TRANSFERASE,putative, which translates to MVDTFDSVRVHLKMSVANDRVKEDAKALGVTAVVLAAGSCDNLLPLTNATPKALIKVGHRSLICGTIDNLVAAGIYTIHIIVSVDDQKCIEDHVRSEFAAEGTYGTRNGGNDKLDISLHPIVDRDELISTTTDVLRYASELMETDFMVVPCDLFGTLNIRGLVESHLSTKRLCTVALLEEKSNPQETKKTKQTPDDQIAPGGDPVKGWGYKYRVMATMDADNSQLLGIADLLTINSGETYAVDKWTARRHPRCVIRNDLYDAHIYVFSKHIRAIAELPCMEHTSIRLDLIPHIVKMQEVPDAATWPSRETTSNGTQEERVYVKDIEQNDASDAMRVFHYMDIGDSTKCGRVNSLEALMNVNMQKAVEGAQKQAGQAAQAAGVKMRDVIIATGCNIGEGTNARGCVMGENVTIGKNCKLSKCVIMNDVTLQDNVNLDRCIIGQGATVSTKATLKHVVVAPDHTVPNNTRVERDFLPSFIDQ; encoded by the exons ATGGTAGACACATTCGACAGTGTGAGAGTGCACTTgaagatgtcagttgccaacgACCGAGTCAAGGAAGACGCAAAAGCTCTTGGTGTGACGGCGGTGGTCCTGGCAGCAGGAAGCTGTGACAACCTGCTTCCACTGACAAACGCAACACCAAAGGCTCTAATCAAAGTAGGGCATAGATCCCTCATATGCGGCACCATTGACAACCTCGTTGCAGCCGGAATATACACAatccacatcatcgtcAGCGTAGACGACCAGAAGTGCATCGAAGACCACGTGCGGTCGGAGTTCGCAGCAGAGGGGACTTATGGGACGCGCAACGGCGGAAACGACAAACTTGATATATCGCTGCACCCCATAGTGGACAGAGATGAACTCATCTCAACAACAACCGACGTGCTCAGGTACGCATCGGAGCTGATGGAGACGGACTTTATGGTTGTTCCCTGCGACCTGTTCGGCACCTTAAACATTCGCGGCCTCGTGGAAAGCCATCTGTCAACCAAAAGACTATGCACGGTTGCGCTTCTCGAGGAGAAATCCAATCCGCAGGAGACCAAAAAAACCAAGCAGACGCCAGATGACCAAATCGCTCCAGGAGGAGACCCTGTGAAGGGATGGGGGTACAAATACAGGGTCATGGCCACCATGGACGCGGATAACTCGCAATTGCTGGGAATAGCGGATCTGCTCACCATCAACAGCGGGGAGACCTACGCCGTTGACAAGTGGACTGCAAGGAGGCACCCAAGGTGCGTCATTAGAAACGACCTATACGATGCGCACATATACGTGTTCTCGAAACATATACGCGCCATCGCTGAGCTTCCGTGCATGGAGCACACGTCCATCAGG CTCGACCTTATCCCGCACATTGTGAAGATGCAAGAGGTACCAGATGCCGCAACGTGGCCCTCTCGCGAAACAACGAGCAACGGAACACAGGAGGAAAGGGTTTATGTCAAGGACATCGAGCAAAATGATGCCAGCGACGCCATGCGGGTCTTCCACTACATGGACATCGGGGACTCAACGAAGTGCGGCAGGGTCAACAGCCTGGAGGCGCTCATGAACGTTAACATGCAGAAGGCTGTCGAAGGCGCGCAAAAACAAGCTGGACAGGCGGCGCAGGCGGCCGGCGTGAAG ATGCGCGATGTCATTATCGCAACGGGATGCAACATAGGCGAGGGGACGAATGCGAGGGGATGCGTTATGG GTGAAAACGTGACCATCGGCAAAAACTGCAAGCTCTCCAAGTGTGTCATCATGAACGACGTCACACTCCAGGATAACGTAAACCTAGACAGGTGTATCATCGGACAGGGCGCAACCGTGTCCACCAAAGCGACG CTGAAGCACGTAGTAGTCGCGCCTGACCACACCGTCCCGAACAACACACGCGTAGAACGCGACTTCCTGCCCTCGTTCATAGACCAATGA
- a CDS encoding Conserved oligomeric Golgi complex: protein MTDLLKSLVSRLERQEEAILAELRDMEAPTMSSLDGCKEALRTSEIAQKAFSLNDNFERTERFSERLLTAADTSSLALAKLECSLKVVDSVSQLYELGSRVLSSYESGDTKRGGEDISRFVAVMEEAKRDGHWDELLKVISCGHVKEVMSGLRAFVIEQLRAERPSEHSQLFTRLAVTLQAGSEAYESYLKTIREKTIGIGSASHEGSDRVKLERLVKNASSLLLGKAQAVHSELGSADYIRICREIHSLTSTEACEILRSFLLSDFAHFIKDPEGDIDSLLSQVESGFGDGNLFGAFLVDLKTVDHVLDNIATLSSLWLDYEFSFRSVLGPVYQTLLIQGDLQSEFGNDCLGSVSAATRAMQSVLSFYVRLEHASVTRALMHAINCDSIYVSSPEDGFTVATSTLVDDSFFVLQKAQQRAVATGDVQAACATLNQVIGIIQSSLKEGLVGNLLASQNIYKVFIENADNLVNGSWYVMLQEHFERCKQPFPESVPSRFSFIHCVNNIEECVNFLGKFKFEISASFEREFVQLDNSKLLVESTLESLDGVLGEFDELLELACKCSLNIIKFHIADPLNRFNDINFNLDEESYTTYLSENPFVEEFIVVLRGVFGHLSTFYSPTTRSRCMDMLIERICKFMEQNVLAKRFTMYGAVYLDGVVRSLMKLCTSYDPQIRHQFTSLLLISDVLNCGSLEELVQFEGQQQSEYVERYFALRTDIPSETPDPQ from the exons ATGACCGACCTGCTGAAGAGTTTGGTGAGCCGCCTGGAGCGGCAGGAGGAGGCTATTCTGGCCGAGCTGCGCGATATGGAGGCGCCCACGATGTCTAGTCTTGATGGCTGCaaggaggcgctgcgcacatCCGAGATTGCCCAGAAAGCCTTCAGCCTGAACGACAATTTCGAACGTACCGAGCGCTTCAGTGAGCGCCTGCTCACCGCTGCTGATACGAGCTCTTTGGCTCTGGCCAAGCTGGAGTGCTCGTTGAAGGTGGTTGACTCAGTGTCGCAGTTGTACGAACTGGGTTCACGCGTGCTTTCAAGCTACGAGTCCGGCGATACGAAGCGCGGCGGAGAGGACATCAGCCGTTTCGTTGCCGTCATGGAGGAAGCCAAGCGCGACGGGCACTGGgacgagctgctgaaggTCATCAGCTGCGGCCACGTCAAGGAGGTGATGAGCGGCCTGCGTGCTTTCGTGATCGAGCAGTTGCGTGCGGAGCGTCCGTCAGAGCATTCGCAGCTGTTCACGCGTCTTGCCGTCACTTTACAGGCCGGTAGTGAGGCGTACGAGTCGTATCTGAAAACAATTCGGGAGAAGACCATCGGCATTGGGTCTG CATCGCATGAAGGCAGTGACCGTGTGAAGCTTGAACGGTTAGTCAAGAACGCCAGCAGTTTGCTGCTGGGCAAAGCGCAGGCTGTGCACTCCGAGTTGGGCTCTGCCGACTACATCCGCATCTGCCGTGAGATCCACTCGTTAACTTCGACGGAGGCGTGCGAAATCCTGCGTTCTTTCCTGCTTTCGGATTTCGCGCACTTCATCAAAGACCCCGAAGGCGACATCGATTCGCTATTatcgcaggttgagagcGGGTTTGGCGATGGCAACCTGTTCGGTGCGTTCCTGGTCGACCTGAAGACCGTGGACCACGTGTTGGACAACATCGCCACTCTGAGTTCGCTTTGGTTGGATTACGAGTTTTCGTTTAGATCGGTGCTGGGCCCTGTTTACCAAACGTTGCTGATCCAGGGTGATTTGCAGTCGGAGTTCGGGAATGACTGCCTGGGCTCCGTGAGCGCGGCTACTCGCGCAATGCAGTCCGTGCTTTCGTTCTACGTGCGGTTGGAGCACGCGTCTGTTACGCGTGCGCTGATGCACGCTATAAACTGCGACTCCATTTACGTGTCATCGCCCGAAGACGGCTTCACTGTGGCcaccagcaccttggtggaCGACTCGTTCTTCGTGCTCCAGAAGGCCCAGCAGCGCGCGGTCGCTACTGGCGACGTGCAGGCTGCGTGTGCCACTTTGAACCAGGTGATTGGCATAATCCAGAGCTCTTTGAAGGAGGGCCTGGTTGGGAACTTGTTGGCCAGCCAGAATATATACAAGGTGTTCATCGAG AACGCGGACAATTTGGTGAATGGTTCGTGGTACGTGATGCTGCAGGAGCACTTCGAGAGGTGCAAGCAACCGTTCCCCGAATCGGTGCCCTCCCGCTTCAGCTTCATTCACTGTGTGAACAACATCGAGGAATGCGTGAACTTTTTGGGGAAGTTCAAGTTCGAGATTTCCGCCAGCTTCGAGCGTGAGTTCGTGCAGTTGGACAATAGCAAGCTGCTTGTTGAGAGCACCCTGGAATCCCTGGATGGCGTTTTGGGCGAGTTCGACGAATTGCTCGAGCTGGCCTGCAAATGTTCCTTGAACATCATAAAG TTCCACATTGCTGACCCTCTGAACCgcttcaacgacatcaaTTTCAACCTGGACGAGGAGTCGTACACGACTTATCTG TCCGAGAACCCGTTTGTGGAGGAGTTTATAGTCGTCTTGCGCGGTGTCTTTGGGCACCTCTCGACCTTTTACTCGCCCACCACTCGTTCGCGCTGCATGGACATGCTGATTGAGCGCATCTGCAAGTTCATGGAGCAGAACGTGCTGGCAAAGCGCTTCACGATGTACGGCGCAGTGTACCTCGACGGCGTGGTGCGCTCGCTTATGAAACTCTGCACGTCGTATGACCCGCAAATACGGCACCAGTTCACCTCGTTGCTGCTGATTAGCGACGTGCTGAACTGCGGCAGTCTCGAGGAGTTGGTCCAATTCGAAG GCCAGCAGCAGTCCGAGTACGTGGAACGGTATTTCGCCCTCCGCACCGATATCCCGTCCGAGACACCTGATCCGCAGTGA
- a CDS encoding TBC domain containing protein, putative codes for MRLPWKTGRRIGTVTCVVLVAERQNECVKQQKTRRKEKTKVTQRMLNCVSNYERGSLWKRWVKTEEHRNALPRDIYRHLVAFDITELDVEIRKDIHRTFPQHTVFRDAKYAQDALFNVLKAYALYNPDVGYCQGMSFIAGMLVLYMNEEDAFFTMVGVMEKNDAKRLFLPQMPLLVRYCSVLDDYVRRKMRKLYRHLRTQDIDTAIIATQWFLTMFTYSFTLDAAALLWDVILARDGNFVVPIAIVILKLLEVGAD; via the exons ATGAGGTTGCCGTGGAAAACGGGGAGGCGAATTGGCACCGTGACATGCGTCGTGCTGGTTGCAGAGCGACAGAATGAGTGTGTGAAGCAGCAGAAAACTCGCCGCAAAGAGAAAACGAAAGTCACGCAGCGCATGCTCAACTGCGTGTCAAACTACGAACGAGGCTCACTGTGGAAGAGATGGGTGAAGACTGAGGAACACAGAAACGCCTTACCTAGAGATATATACCGGCACCTGGTGGCATTCGACATCACGGAGTTAGACGTGGAGATCAGGAAAGACATCCACCGCACGTTCCCGCAGCACACCGTGTTCAGAGACGCTAAATACGCGCAAGATGCGTTGTTCAACGTCTTGAAGGCGTATGCGCTCTACAACCCGGACGTCG GTTACTGCCAGGGAATGTCGTTCATCGCCGGAATGCTTGTGCTCTACATGAACGAGGAGGATGCCTTCTTCACCATG GTGGGAGTCATGGAGAAAAACGACGCCAAGAGGCTATTCCTGCCACAAATGCCGCTACTCGTCAGGTACTGCTCCGTCCTGGACGACTACGTCAGGCGCAAAATGCGCAAGCTCTACCGCCACTTGCGGACACAGGACATCGACACCGCCATCATCGCGACGCAGTGGTTCCTGACCATGTTCACGTACAGCTTCACCCTCGACGCGGCAGCGCTGCTGTGGGACGTGATACTCGCCAGGGACGGCAACTTCGTAGTGCCCATCGCCATCGTCATActcaagctgctggaggtaGGCGCAGACTAA
- a CDS encoding glucose-6-phosphate isomerase protein, putative: MLSNKLEESAVFKSLLSSSSAAKNADLAALLRDRSRCDRLIKSYKGVTLDLSRQLIDSATLDALLSLCHEMNVPKKIEMLFSGGILNGTEGRSVLHSALRAARGTSLTVDGSDVVADVYSVLDSIKEFSNRVRKGSIVASDGKPFDSLLCIGIGGSYLGIAFAAQAFMASSSARRECEGRKIRFLANVDPAGFRIATEGLDANRTMVIVISKTFTTAETMKNAVVARDWLQSNIADPSKFGDHLCAISTNLKLTKDFGIDDSHVFGFWDWVGGRFSVSSAVGMLPLAIHFGFDIAEQFLSGARMMDEHFRQTPLDDNMPVLLALASFYNSTVLGLDCVALLPYSEDLCLFPRYIQQLCMESNGKSVRMNGDKLSYGTGEIYFGESGTNGQHSFYQLLHQGRVVPSEFIGFIRSDNRDVAENGVTFHEELMANFFAQPDALAYGRTPAQLQAAGCSAHLVAHKACSGNRPSAVMLFEEATPYTVGALVALYEHRVAVQGFLWGINSFDQMGVELGKVLASDIRGYFKARHSDWASVEKEGQISYSTTKLLSLFAGSA, translated from the exons ATGCTGTCTAATAAACTTGAGGAATCCGCGGTATTCAAGTCGCTGCTTTCCTCGTCTAGCGCCGCGAAAAATGCGGATTTGGCCGCGCTTCTGCGCGACCGTTCGCGCTGTGACCGTCTAATCAAGAGCTACAAAG GGGTAACTTTGGACCTCTCCAGGCAGCTGATAGATTCCGCGACGTTAGACGCCCTGCTATCTCTCTGCCATGAGATGAATGTGCCCAAGAAGATCGAAATGCTGTTCAGTGGAGGAATTTTGAATGGCACTGAGGGTCGTTCCGTGTTGCACAGCGCACTGCGTGCTGCTCGTGGCACGTCCTTAACTgtggacggcagcgacgtggTCGCCGACGTTTACAGCGTGCTGGACAGCATCAAGGAGTTTTCCAACCGTGTCCGCAAAGGTTCTATTGTCGCCTCGGACGGGAAGCCGTTCGACTCCCTGCTTTGCATTGGCATTGGCGGTTCCTACCTCGGTATCGCATTCGCTGCGCAGGCGTTCATGGCCTCGTCGTCGGCACGTCGTGAATGCGAGGGACGCAAAATTCGCTTCCTGGCCAATGTGGACCCGGCTGGTTTTCGTATCGCGACTGAGGGCCTCGACGCCAACAGGACGATG GTAATCGTAATTTCGAAGACGTTCACTACTGCCGAGACCATGAAGAATGCAGTGGTAGCTCGCGACTGGCTCCAGTCTAACATCGCCGACCCGTCCAAATTTG GCGACCACCTCTGCgccatcagcaccaacctcaagttgaccaaggaCTTCGGCATTGACGATTCGCACGTCTTCGGCTTCTGGGACTGGGTG GGTGGCCGATTCAGCGTATCTTCCGCTGTCGGCATGCTCCCACTCGCCATCCACTTCGGTTTCGACATCGCTGAGCAATTCTTGTCTGGCGCTCGCATGATGGACGAGCACTTCCGCCAGACGCCCCTCGACGACAACATGCCCGTGCTTCTCGCCCTGGCCAGCTTCTACAACTCCACGGTGCTCGGCCTGGACTGCGTCGCCCTTCTGCCGTACAGCGAGGACCTGTGCCTGTTTCCGCGCTACATCCAGCAACTCTGCATGGAAAGCAACGGCAAATCGGTGCGCATGAACGGTGACAAGTTGAGCTATGGTACTGGCGAGATCTATTTCGGTGAGAGCGGCACCAACGGCCAGCACAGCTTctaccagctgctgcaccagGGCCGCGTGGTCCCCTCGGAGTTCATCGGTTTCATCCGAAGCGACAACCGCGACGTGGCTGAGAACGGCGTGACGTTCCACGAGGAGCTGATGGCCAACTTCTTCGCGCAGCCCGACGCGCTTGCGTACGGCAGGACCCCAGCGCAACTGCAGGCTGCGGGATGCAGTGCCCACCTGGTGGCGCACAAGGCCTGCAGCGGCAACCGCCCCTCTGCGGTGATGCTGTTCGAGGAAGCCACTCCCTACACCGTCGGCGCCCTGGTCGCGCTCTACGAGCACCGCGTGGCCGTGCAGGGCTTCCTTTGGGGCATCAACTCGTTCGACCAGATGGGCGTCGAGCTTGGCAAGGTGCTCGCCAGCGACATCCGCGGCTACTTCAAGGCCAGGCACTCCGACTGGGCCTCGGTGGAGAAGGAAGGGCAGATTTCGTACTCCACGACGAAACTGCTTTCGCTCTTCGCGGGTTCCGCCTAA
- a CDS encoding putative serine esterase domain containing protein: MSSKDTKQQSACLCYHCRVKHSEKTCFADEGDVYHDAAHIEEAKAFWQVISDQVVKEKNRAQALASIVSSKVMEIVKFLGNAFVDIPLDMEHSTEVQADLFAMPESIRMCSDCHCFFSRKAKCHCTKCMGEDYRSHYVILMHGVIAEPFCMAYVAQALMSNYPNLFIYFPHKIAGKSLVGLELVLQMYSSELLELFAKIPKKIKLSVIGHSFGGIILRTWLFYYHRKTPGVYLPKEPTPDEEKKEGAPEVQHDTPAGPYEPPEIQWCNYISFASPHSGIYENNAAFRKVISLAGSKSIDELDNQSVDLLLLVSKEGLEGLKKFQNMIVYGNLWGDHLVAPRTSMLLPRYRINSTMIKAFTKIGEENPGEPHAILDLMSKYDGPRPEDDVGDGVESAVNREEAVDKLVKAFYARVAKVILKTSHVNKLLFDSDKPIVEGDDDAVCRQVLSEEDINTFTKIISDIVVKASDKLMGRLLGKTDLLYQEVLLTALWELTPYKFAVYMPIMCMPHKSIVTPMDIQAYDKLTNKVLTHAAARFVA; the protein is encoded by the coding sequence ATGAGCAGCAAGGATACCAAGCAGCAGTCGGCTTGCCTCTGCTACCACTGCAGGGTGAAGCATAGTGAAAAGACCTGCTTTGCTGACGAGGGTGATGTCTACCATGATGCCGCGCACATCGAAGAAGCCAAGGCCTTCTGGCAGGTCATCAGCGACCAGGTGGTCAAGGAGAAGAACCGAGCGCAGGCATTGGCCTCGATTGTCTCCTCGAAGGTGATGGAGATCGTGAAGTTCCTAGGCAACGCATTCGTCGATATTCCACTCGATATGGAGCACAGCACCGAGGTGCAGGCCGACCTGTTCGCCATGCCGGAGAGCATCCGTATGTGCTCAGACTGCCACTGCTTCTTCTCCAGGAAGGCCAAGTGCCACTGCACAAAATGTATGGGTGAAGACTATCGCAGCCACTACGTCATTCTCATGCACGGCGTCATCGCCGAGCCCTTCTGCATGGCGTACGTCGCGCAGGCGTTGATGAGCAACTACCCCAATCTGTTCATCTACTTCCCCCACAAGATCGCCGGCAAAAGTCTCGTCGGACTGGAGCTCGTGCTCCAGATGTACTCGTCAGAGCTGCTCGAGCTGTTCGCCAAGATACCCAAAAAGATCAAGCTCAGTGTCATCGGGCACTCGTTCGGAGGCATCATTCTGCGCACGTGGCTGTTCTACTACCACCGGAAAACCCCCGGAGTGTACTTGCCGAAGGAGCCCACGCCAGACGAAGAGAAGAAGGAAGGTGCGCCCGAGGTACAACATGACACACCAGCAGGGCCGTACGAGCCGCCGGAGATCCAGTGGTGCAACTACATCAGTTTCGCGTCCCCGCATTCCGGTATCTACGAGAACAATGCAGCCTTCAGGAAGGTCATCAGCCTTGCTGGCTCCAAGTCTATCGACGAACTGGACAACCAGTCGGTGGACCTCCTGCTGCTGGTCAGCAAGGAGGGCCTGGAGGGCTTGAAGAAGTTCCAGAACATGATAGTCTACGGAAACCTCTGGGGCGATCACCTGGTCGCGCCGCGCACCTCCATGCTCCTGCCGAGGTACAGGATCAACTCCACGATGATCAAGGCCTTCACCAAAATTGGCGAAGAAAACCCCGGCGAGCCGCACGCAATTCTTGACCTCATGTCCAAGTACGATGGTCCGAGGCCAGAGGACGACGTTGGTGACGGCGTGGAGTCGGCGGTGAACAGGGAGGAGGCCGTCGACAAACTGGTTAAGGCCTTCTACGCGAGGGTCGCCAAGGTCATCCTCAAGACTTCCCACGTCAACAAGTTGCTGTTCGACTCGGACAAGCCAATTGTGGagggcgacgacgacgcCGTTTGCCGCCAGGTCCTTTCCGAGGAGGACATCAACACCTTCACGAAGATCATATCCGACATCGTGGTCAAGGCCTCCGACAAGCTCATGGGAAGGCTGCTCGGCAAGACCGACCTGCTCTACCAGGaggtgctgctgacggCTCTGTGGGAACTCACGCCCTACAAGTTCGCCGTATATATGCCCATCATGTGCATGCCACACAAAAGCATCGTAACCCCCATGGATATCCAAGCTTACGACAAGCTCACCAACAAGGTCCTGACCCACGCCGCCGCCCGTTTCGTAGCCTAA
- a CDS encoding trehalose-6-phosphate synthase domain containing protein, putative, giving the protein MVFFTGVHFRCRAGLEFGQRLVVVGDHSALGDWDFGACHELLQSATVDDVWNSRAPAHLPLNKRREYRYAVLNDLGEFLRWHEESARFVNPTGNEMLVEDDDGYYRDQCAKLITSGDEQGAPVAVENNIDSKNPLQVIEALRGLDVDPNLTVYFVTSRLPIQIKRGADGSFSIRQSNTPLTTTLWKTRNRCRNKMRFIGACLITPESAGDDGDGVDPPPASERREPDKDAGGDHFTDDEKEEIRMLLLEHDCIPVFVPPAELNESLRFCKEHLWNLFYNIGLWDVNKQREFRWDLWKSYVSVNRQYATAAAINASEGDFFWIHDYKLLMVPHFITRRIKRANIGIFMHAMFPPCSLFICLAVREIILRSMLCADLIGFQFYDYARHFLTCCKRLLGLDHSSKPGGMLDIEYNGREVMILLSHSHIQPDLLATMLEERNGVPALVESFREQWPDRFVFGSLDRDIRLSGLYLKLKAFRLFLEQCPSARNKALLVQYVCAKDTLWECRRDTTERLQSIVDSINADFGGTHVVLEFNVSIERKYALFVSADCFLDASIRGGINMRALEYIYCRQGKPACAILSEFVGFSKMLLSAMRVNPWHIESVVDAMRTAMSSKSEERVEVCRRDFEYIVSSDTVSWADQFIRELFFARKRQDMLHLTWGFGKTLKTYSVANTFQHLSIDYVLNSYDAARRRLIFLDCEGTLSASLWDTPPRSPQDCERSIRMGISPLECNVKSIRTLAEDPLNIIVVISGRGRECMEKLWFPDQPKLGLCAGYGLYYKVPCLTGNEWCCMLETFNEEWKELVVQIMEQYAHRTPGSYVEVMDAVVVFQYHHSDPEFGATQSGELYTVLKCAMSKYPVEVQLCKWNVMVRLKGVCKGSALLNVAKRYSALHGDLDFVLCIGDHRSDEDTFKALETMSQWSKKGDGSPTSDDKSRSFISVTVGMKPSKAKYYVNDHTEVSELLTALTKH; this is encoded by the coding sequence ATGGTGTTCTTCACAGGCGTCCActtccgctgccgtgcgGGGCTAGAATTCGGGCAGCGTCTGGTTGTCGTCGGCGACCACAGCGCTCTGGGCGACTGGGACTTTGGCGCGTGCCACGAGCTGCTTCAGAGCGCCACTGTGGACGATGTGTGGAATTCCCGCGCTCCTGCGCACTTGCCGCTGAACAAGCGGAGGGAATACCGGTACGCCGTGCTGAATGATTTGGGGGAGTTCTTGAGGTGGCACGAGGAATCCGCGAGGTTCGTGAATCCCACTGGCAACGAGATGCTGGTTGAGGATGACGACGGCTACTACCGCGACCAGTGCGCGAAACTGATCACCTCGGGTGATGAGCAGGGTGCTCCGGTGGCAGTTGAGAACAATATCGACAGCAAGAATCCGCTGCAGGTGATCGAGGCTTTGCGCGGTCTCGACGTGGACCCTAACCTCACAGTGTACTTCGTCACTTCTCGTCTTCCCATTCAGATAAAGCGTGGCGCGGATGGTTCGTTTTCCATTCGTCAGTCGAACACTCCGCTGACCACCACACTGTGGAAGACGCGTAACCGTTGCCGCAATAAGATGCGTTTCATAGGCGCGTGCTTGATAACTCCTGAGAGTGCTGGCGATGACGGTGACGGCGTGGACCCCCCTCCTGCGTCTGAGCGTCGGGAGCCCGACAAGGACGCCGGCGGTGACCATTTCACCGACGATGAAAAGGAAGAGATACGCATGCTGCTGCTCGAACACGACTGCATCCCGGTGTTCGTGCCGCCTGCCGAGCTGAACGAGTCACTGAGGTTCTGTAAGGAGCACCTGTGGAACCTGTTTTACAACATCGGTCTGTGGGATGTGAACAAGCAACGCGAGTTCCGTTGGGACCTGTGGAAATCGTACGTCAGCGTGAACCGCCAGTATGCGACCGCTGCTGCCATAAACGCGTCCGAAGGCGACTTCTTCTGGATCCACGATTACAAGCTGCTGATGGTTCCCCATTTCATCACGCGCCGAATAAAGCGCGCCAATATTGGTATTTTCATGCACGCCATGTTTCCTCCGTGCAGCCTGTTCATATGTCTTGCGGTGCGTGAGATTATTTTGCGCAGCATGTTGTGCGCCGACCTGATTGGCTTCCAGTTTTACGACTACGCCCGGCACTTTTTGACGTGCTGCAAGCGTTTGCTCGGTTTGGACCACAGTTCCAAGCCGGGTGGCATGCTCGACATTGAGTACAATGGTCGAGAGGTGATGATCCTGCTGTCCCATAGTCACATCCAGCCCGACTTACTGGCAACCATGCTGGAGGAGCGTAATGGCGTTCCGGCGCTGGTTGAATCTTTCCGCGAGCAGTGGCCCGACCGTTTCGTGTTTGGCTCGTTAGACCGTGACATCCGTCTGTCCGGTTTGTACTTGAAGTTGAAGGCGTTCCGTCTGTTCCTGGAGCAGTGTCCTTCTGCCCGCAacaaggcgctgctggtgcaGTACGTGTGCGCGAAGGACACTCTGTGGGAGTGTCGGCGTGACACTACGGAGCGTTTGCAGTCCATCGTGGACAGCATTAACGCGGATTTCGGCGGTACCCACGTGGTGCTCGAATTCAACGTCTCCATTGAGCGCAAGTACGCGCTGTTTGTGTCTGCGGACTGCTTCCTGGACGCGTCGATTCGCGGCGGTATCAACATGCGTGCGTTGGAGTACATCTACTGCCGCCAGGGCAAGCCCGCGTGCGCCATATTGAGCGAGTTCGTGGGCTTCAGCAAGATGCTGCTGTCTGCGATGCGCGTGAACCCGTGGCACATCGAGAGCGTGGTCGACGCCATGCGCACGGCGATGTCGTCCAAGTCGGAGGAGCGCGTGGAAGTGTGCCGCCGCGACTTCGAGTACATCGTGAGCAGCGACACTGTAAGTTGGGCCGACCAATTCATTCGTGAGTTGTTCTTCGCACGCAAGCGCCAAGACATGCTTCACCTCACCTGGGGCTTCGGCAAGACCTTGAAGACGTATTCTGTGGCCAATACTTTCCAACATCTGAGCATAGATTATGTGCTCAACAGCTACGATGCGGCGCGTCGTCGTCTGATATTTTTGGATTGCGAGGGCACTTTGTCCGCTAGTCTGTGGGACACCCCTCCGCGCTCTCCCCAGGACTGCGAGAGAAGCATCCGCATGGGCATTTCGCCGCTCGAGTGCAACGTGAAGAGCATCCGTACGCTGGCCGAAGACCCTCTGAACATCATTGTGGTGATAAGCGGGCGAGGTCGCGAGTGCATGGAGAAGTTGTGGTTCCCCGATCAGCCGAAGCTGGGCCTGTGCGCGGGGTACGGTCTGTACTACAAGGTGCCGTGCCTCACCGGTAACGAGTGGTGCTGCATGCTGGAGACGTTCAACGAGGAGTGGAAGGAGCTCGTGGTTCAGATAATGGAGCAGTACGCGCACCGCACGCCCGGGAGCTACGTCGAGGTGATGGACGCGGTGGTGGTGTTCCAGTACCACCACTCCGACCCCGAGTTCGGCGCCACGCAGTCCGGTGAGCTGTACACGGTGTTGAAGTGTGCGATGTCCAAGTATCCTGTTGAGGTTCAGCTGTGCAAGTGGAACGTGATGGTGCGTCTGAAGGGCGTGTGCAAAGGCAGCGCGCTGCTGAACGTTGCGAAGCGCTATTCGGCGTTGCATGGCGACTTGGACTTCGTGCTGTGCATCGGCGACCACAGGTCTGACGAGGACACGTTCAAGGCGTTGGAGACGATGTCGCAATGGTCGAAGAAGGGCGATGGCTCCCCGACATCCGACGATAAGTCGCGGAGCTTCATTTCTGTTACCGTGGGTATGAAGCCGAGCAAGGCGAAGTACTACGTTAACGACCACACCGAGGTTTCTGAGCTGCTGACTGCGCTTACGAAGCATTGA